From a region of the Thiorhodovibrio winogradskyi genome:
- a CDS encoding nitrate- and nitrite sensing domain-containing protein, which translates to MRGQVDAKSQDATEALGAYTAMVSALLGAPAQLPKISSQPSITRTAQAYVDLLQAKERAGRERALLRGGGR; encoded by the coding sequence CTGCGCGGTCAGGTCGATGCCAAGAGTCAGGACGCCACCGAGGCACTCGGCGCCTACACCGCCATGGTCTCGGCGCTGCTCGGGGCGCCCGCTCAACTACCCAAGATCAGCTCCCAGCCCAGCATCACCCGCACCGCCCAAGCCTATGTTGACCTGCTCCAGGCCAAGGAACGCGCCGGGCGCGAGCGCGCGCTGCTTCGCGGTGGTGGCCGATGA
- a CDS encoding NnrS family protein — MTLTARLNAAPVLALGFRPFFIAAGLSAILSVAVWLAILSGRWPQPGHLAGTLWHAHEMLFGYLAAVIAGFLLTAVRNWTGMPTATGARLAALVGIWLAGRLAPWLGLPPLLVVLVDLAFFPALALALWRPLWQGPNPVNRIFLLIFAGMTAAGAMVHLDALGLLVGGATRGHRLMLDLIVLVLLLVSGRVMPFFITSALANAQPRMFPLLERVVFSLAAGLLIVDLLQPLGPVAGALALTLGVLQLARLIGWHDRRIWITPMLTVLYLGLLWLALGLILDGLPAFTDMRPRAALHSLTVGAIGVVTLGMMARVAVGHTGRPMQAAPLTLLAFVLINLAAVLRGLAPLLAPAGYQTWLTAGGLCWMLAFGLFLWVHAPMLWRVRPDGRPG; from the coding sequence ATGACCCTCACCGCTCGCCTCAACGCCGCCCCCGTTCTCGCGCTCGGGTTCCGTCCCTTCTTTATTGCCGCCGGTCTGTCGGCGATTCTCTCCGTCGCTGTCTGGTTGGCGATCCTGAGCGGTCGCTGGCCCCAGCCGGGCCATCTCGCCGGCACCCTCTGGCACGCGCACGAGATGCTGTTTGGATATCTCGCGGCGGTGATCGCCGGCTTTCTGCTCACCGCCGTGCGCAACTGGACCGGGATGCCGACCGCGACCGGTGCTCGGCTGGCCGCGCTGGTTGGCATCTGGCTGGCCGGGCGGCTCGCGCCCTGGCTCGGGCTGCCGCCGTTGTTGGTTGTTCTGGTCGATCTGGCCTTTTTTCCGGCATTGGCGCTCGCACTCTGGCGCCCGCTCTGGCAGGGTCCCAATCCGGTCAACCGGATCTTTTTGCTCATCTTCGCCGGGATGACGGCCGCTGGCGCGATGGTCCATCTGGATGCGCTCGGCCTGCTGGTTGGCGGTGCCACGCGCGGTCATCGCCTGATGCTCGATCTGATCGTGCTGGTGCTGCTGCTGGTCTCCGGGCGGGTCATGCCCTTCTTCATCACAAGCGCCCTCGCCAATGCGCAACCCCGGATGTTTCCGCTCTTGGAGCGAGTGGTTTTCAGCCTGGCCGCCGGCTTGTTGATCGTCGATCTCCTCCAGCCGCTCGGGCCAGTCGCGGGCGCTCTGGCGCTGACCCTGGGGGTGCTGCAACTGGCGCGGCTGATCGGCTGGCACGACCGGCGGATCTGGATCACGCCCATGCTGACCGTGCTCTACCTTGGCCTGCTCTGGCTCGCGCTTGGGCTGATCCTCGACGGGCTGCCGGCCTTTACCGACATGAGGCCGCGCGCGGCCCTGCACAGCCTGACGGTGGGTGCAATCGGCGTAGTGACGCTGGGCATGATGGCGCGGGTGGCGGTGGGACACACGGGTCGACCGATGCAAGCGGCGCCGCTGACGCTGCTTGCCTTCGTCCTCATCAATCTCGCGGCGGTGCTGCGCGGACTCGCGCCCCTGCTTGCCCCCGCCGGCTATCAGACCTGGCTGACAGCCGGCGGCCTTTGCTGGATGCTGGCCTTCGGACTCTTTCTCTGGGTGCATGCCCCCATGCTATGGCGTGTGCGACCCGATGGCCGGCCGGGTTGA
- a CDS encoding DUF433 domain-containing protein produces the protein MDIDRITLNPAVMGGKPCLRGLRVTVGTVLGLMADGVSRERILEAYPDLEPADLDAALAYAAWRLEEREEDDRRQRFHAGQP, from the coding sequence ATGGACATTGATCGAATCACCTTGAATCCGGCGGTGATGGGCGGCAAGCCCTGCCTCCGAGGTCTTAGAGTCACAGTGGGAACAGTCCTCGGTTTGATGGCCGATGGCGTTAGCCGGGAGCGCATCCTGGAGGCTTATCCCGACCTGGAGCCGGCGGATCTGGATGCCGCGCTGGCCTATGCCGCCTGGCGTCTTGAAGAGCGCGAAGAGGATGATCGCCGTCAGCGTTTCCATGCAGGCCAGCCATGA
- a CDS encoding mechanosensitive ion channel family protein, with amino-acid sequence MLAVLCCGLIAPVVAQESPDEEDAPRKLITPTKEELSPVAAKVDVAPVAQDEQIRRRLQTVLNATDWFTDPQVRVEEGVVFLNGQVESDELKQWAGDLARNTQDVVAVANRLEVPEPSVWDFRQASSGLSALWRDFIRAMPFVLFGLLILALSVGTALLAARVVRILLRHRIQTKLLQTVIARAAGGLVVLSGVYLILRVSGLTQLALTLVGGTGLIGLILGIAFRDITENFLSSIFLSIQQPFETGDLVEISGVTGYVQQLNMRTTILMTLDGNLAQIPNATVYKTIVSNFTTSPNRRMDFIVGIGYEDSIADAQVIARKVLADHPAVLKDPEPSVLADSLGSATVNLRLYFWLNGREHSWLKVRSSVIRLVKRAFQSHGVSMPDEARAASAPSSAASLASSDWMLGFSP; translated from the coding sequence TTGCTCGCCGTCCTGTGCTGTGGATTGATCGCCCCGGTCGTGGCGCAGGAATCGCCCGACGAAGAAGACGCGCCGCGGAAACTCATCACCCCCACCAAGGAAGAACTTTCCCCGGTCGCCGCCAAGGTGGACGTCGCACCCGTCGCGCAGGACGAACAAATCCGCCGGCGACTTCAGACCGTGCTGAACGCGACCGACTGGTTTACCGACCCGCAGGTCAGGGTCGAGGAAGGCGTCGTCTTTCTCAATGGTCAGGTGGAGTCCGATGAGCTGAAACAATGGGCGGGCGATCTCGCGCGCAATACTCAGGACGTCGTCGCCGTTGCCAACCGACTGGAAGTACCGGAACCCTCGGTCTGGGATTTTCGCCAGGCCTCCAGCGGACTCTCCGCACTCTGGCGCGACTTCATCCGCGCCATGCCGTTCGTGCTGTTCGGACTGCTGATCCTGGCGCTGTCGGTGGGGACGGCGCTGTTGGCGGCAAGGGTCGTGCGCATCCTGCTCCGCCACAGAATTCAGACAAAACTGTTGCAAACAGTGATCGCGCGGGCGGCCGGCGGACTCGTTGTCCTCTCCGGCGTCTATTTGATTCTGCGGGTCTCGGGCCTGACGCAACTGGCCTTGACGCTGGTCGGCGGTACCGGCCTGATCGGCCTAATCCTGGGTATCGCCTTTCGCGACATCACCGAGAACTTTCTGTCCAGCATCTTCCTGAGCATCCAGCAGCCGTTCGAGACCGGCGACCTGGTCGAAATCTCCGGCGTGACCGGGTATGTGCAGCAGCTCAACATGCGCACCACCATCTTGATGACCCTCGATGGCAATCTTGCGCAGATCCCGAACGCCACCGTCTACAAGACCATCGTCAGCAACTTCACGACGAGCCCCAACCGGCGCATGGACTTCATAGTCGGCATCGGTTATGAAGATTCGATCGCCGACGCCCAGGTGATTGCACGAAAAGTGCTGGCGGACCACCCAGCCGTCTTGAAGGATCCGGAGCCCTCGGTGTTGGCGGACAGCCTCGGCAGCGCAACAGTGAATCTGCGCCTGTACTTTTGGCTCAACGGGCGCGAGCACAGCTGGCTGAAGGTGCGGTCTTCGGTCATCCGGCTGGTGAAGCGCGCCTTTCAGAGTCATGGCGTCTCGATGCCCGACGAGGCCCGCGCCGCCTCGGCGCCCTCGAGCGCGGCGAGCTTGGCCTCCAGTGACTGGATGCTGGGATTCAGCCCATAG
- a CDS encoding DsrE/DsrF/TusD sulfur relay family protein translates to MSILMILNREPYDNTDVTWNALRLAGTLTDQGQGVRLFLMNDSVDLARDVCKPPAHYDQDLSQMMKNLIARGVPVQVCGTCMARCGIYKNHPYFEGAESSTMAALAEWVAESEKVLTF, encoded by the coding sequence ATGAGCATCCTGATGATCCTCAACCGCGAACCCTACGATAACACCGACGTGACCTGGAACGCCCTGCGTCTGGCCGGTACCCTGACGGATCAAGGTCAGGGCGTGCGCCTGTTTCTGATGAACGACTCGGTCGATCTGGCGCGCGATGTCTGCAAGCCGCCTGCGCACTATGATCAGGATTTATCCCAGATGATGAAGAATCTGATCGCGCGTGGTGTGCCGGTGCAGGTGTGCGGCACCTGCATGGCCCGGTGCGGGATTTACAAAAACCACCCCTACTTCGAGGGCGCCGAGTCCTCGACCATGGCCGCGCTGGCCGAGTGGGTAGCCGAGAGCGAGAAAGTGCTCACCTTTTAG
- a CDS encoding PLP-dependent transferase: protein MTATTTPALATRCVHAGELKDAHGSPHTPIYTTTTFAFPSTQAVLDVVEGRATGSLYTRYGLNPSIQSLEAKLAALEGAEAARASSGIETP from the coding sequence ATGACCGCTACCACCACTCCCGCACTGGCCACCCGCTGCGTCCATGCCGGCGAACTGAAGGACGCCCATGGCAGCCCGCACACGCCGATTTACACCACCACCACCTTTGCCTTCCCCTCGACCCAAGCGGTGCTGGATGTGGTCGAGGGTCGCGCCACCGGCAGTCTCTACACCCGCTATGGGCTGAATCCCAGCATCCAGTCACTGGAGGCCAAGCTCGCCGCGCTCGAGGGCGCCGAGGCGGCGCGGGCCTCGTCGGGCATCGAGACGCCATGA
- a CDS encoding DsrE family protein yields the protein MTSTHRKLAAFPAFLLLAIACLALPGLALADKPDDTEALRGVDLGRVAWDINLGDPAKLALYLKVMDETYADLQRQGVKPEMVFTFRGPALALITTDQMDVPLDQEEHYAAIAAQINALQAKPGVRMEACSIAARLLKVDTQSLLPGIVPVGNTFVSQIGYQAQGYATIPIF from the coding sequence ATGACATCCACTCACCGCAAGCTCGCCGCTTTCCCCGCGTTTCTCCTGCTCGCCATCGCCTGCCTCGCCCTGCCTGGCCTGGCGCTCGCCGACAAGCCCGATGACACCGAGGCGCTGCGCGGTGTCGACCTCGGTCGCGTCGCCTGGGATATCAACCTGGGCGACCCGGCCAAGCTGGCGCTCTATCTCAAGGTGATGGACGAAACCTACGCGGACTTGCAGCGGCAGGGGGTGAAGCCGGAGATGGTCTTTACCTTTCGCGGCCCAGCGCTGGCGCTGATCACGACCGATCAAATGGATGTGCCCCTGGATCAGGAAGAGCACTACGCCGCCATCGCCGCCCAGATCAATGCGCTGCAAGCCAAGCCGGGCGTGCGCATGGAAGCCTGCTCCATCGCCGCGCGTCTGCTCAAGGTGGATACCCAAAGTCTGCTGCCCGGCATTGTGCCGGTTGGCAACACCTTCGTCTCCCAGATCGGCTATCAGGCCCAAGGCTACGCCACCATCCCGATCTTCTAA